In one window of Pseudomonas sp. p1(2021b) DNA:
- the traC gene encoding type IV secretion system protein TraC, with product MAASKATLKGDRTSTPQKKLNVRAIDPDSKVFFCSDGNEHYLGACFVSDALTGASSSTVDKLQSALSMNFAAGTYIQIAMLESPDVGEYIDAYLNSKPALNPILKALSRQHANLINGGVDNPLVQRSGVMLNRQRVIVTVKFPCRTDSPDDADIAATKESADRVTEALKAASLNLFQLDAVGYLVLMRILTKLWDAPRSHYDEDQLIKDQVYYPGDSINYDDPSTINFNDGAHYAKALSVKHFPQKTSLAIMNHMIGDPNGLSNQITDPYYMVLTIHYPDQVVKKDEVKQTSSIINHQVFGPTAHLIPILSYKKKGIDTLVHEIDGKGAIIVEVNFTIFLFSRDKQRLNKLSAGLQAYYTSLAFELREDRRILEALWNNLLPLNTSNEGVKNLYRFHTMAVRHACQFLPILGEWTGSGMGGAMLLLTRRGQPALVDLYESSTNYSGIIFAEAGAGKSFFTQKIAADYLAAGAKLWVIDAGRSYLKLCKMVGGEFIEFKPESDVCLNPFTHVEDLHEEMDILKATIAKMAAPEDTLNDYQLSRVEQAITSTWEKFGNAANITAVADWFINQSDDEECRRLGRQLFPFAGGQYTKWFDGENNLDMSNAFICMELSDLKGRPALQQVVLLQLISRINHDMYKAQLGERGRKKILIVDEAWEMLDDPMMAKAMVAAYRKARKEDGAVLVVTQAIGDVYASKNTEAIAANSAWQFILQQKSESIDSAIDSKQFKIEPYGAHMLKTVHTMPGKYSEIMVKRSETDWGIVRLVVDEFHNVTFSSKGAARNEILDDLDRGVDAVEAVNNYMARQSSAA from the coding sequence ATGGCAGCTTCGAAAGCGACGCTCAAAGGGGATAGAACATCCACCCCTCAAAAAAAACTCAATGTCAGGGCTATCGACCCCGACTCAAAAGTATTCTTTTGCTCCGACGGGAATGAACATTACCTCGGGGCATGTTTTGTATCTGACGCCCTGACAGGCGCCAGCTCCTCGACCGTCGACAAGCTTCAGTCTGCCCTGAGCATGAACTTCGCGGCAGGCACCTACATTCAGATCGCAATGCTTGAAAGCCCCGATGTCGGCGAATACATCGATGCCTATTTGAACAGCAAGCCAGCGCTGAACCCGATTCTCAAGGCTCTCTCACGCCAGCACGCCAACCTGATTAACGGTGGCGTTGATAATCCGCTGGTTCAGCGGAGTGGTGTGATGCTGAATCGTCAGCGCGTCATCGTGACCGTGAAGTTCCCTTGCCGCACCGATAGCCCCGATGACGCAGACATCGCGGCGACGAAAGAATCGGCCGACCGGGTCACGGAAGCGCTCAAAGCAGCGTCGCTGAATCTGTTCCAGCTCGATGCAGTTGGCTATCTGGTGCTCATGCGAATCCTCACGAAGCTGTGGGATGCTCCTCGGTCGCACTACGATGAAGATCAACTGATCAAGGACCAGGTCTACTACCCTGGCGACTCCATCAACTACGATGACCCGTCGACCATCAATTTCAATGACGGCGCCCACTATGCGAAAGCGCTGAGTGTCAAACACTTCCCTCAGAAAACCAGCCTCGCAATCATGAACCACATGATCGGCGACCCGAACGGGCTTTCGAACCAGATCACCGACCCGTACTACATGGTGCTGACCATCCACTACCCTGACCAGGTCGTGAAGAAGGACGAAGTCAAGCAAACGTCCTCGATCATCAACCACCAGGTCTTTGGGCCCACAGCTCACCTGATACCCATCCTCAGCTACAAGAAAAAGGGCATCGACACCCTGGTTCATGAGATCGACGGCAAGGGTGCGATCATCGTTGAGGTGAACTTTACGATTTTCCTGTTCTCGCGTGACAAGCAGCGCCTGAACAAGTTGTCCGCGGGCCTGCAGGCTTACTACACCTCTCTGGCTTTCGAGCTCCGGGAAGACAGGCGCATCCTTGAAGCTCTCTGGAACAACCTGCTGCCACTCAATACGTCCAATGAAGGCGTCAAGAACCTCTATCGCTTCCATACGATGGCAGTGCGACATGCCTGTCAGTTCCTACCGATACTCGGCGAATGGACAGGTAGCGGCATGGGTGGGGCAATGCTGCTGCTCACGCGCCGTGGCCAGCCTGCTTTGGTTGATCTGTACGAGTCGAGTACCAACTACAGCGGGATCATTTTTGCTGAGGCCGGCGCTGGCAAGTCGTTCTTCACACAGAAAATCGCCGCCGACTACCTCGCTGCAGGCGCAAAATTGTGGGTGATCGACGCCGGCCGGAGTTACCTGAAGCTGTGCAAGATGGTTGGTGGCGAATTCATCGAGTTCAAGCCTGAGTCGGATGTATGCCTGAACCCGTTCACGCATGTTGAAGACTTGCACGAGGAAATGGACATCCTCAAAGCCACCATCGCCAAAATGGCCGCACCGGAGGACACGCTTAACGATTACCAGCTGTCCCGTGTCGAGCAGGCCATTACCAGTACCTGGGAGAAGTTCGGCAACGCCGCAAATATCACCGCTGTTGCAGACTGGTTCATCAATCAATCGGATGACGAAGAGTGCCGGCGCTTGGGCCGCCAGCTGTTCCCGTTTGCCGGTGGTCAGTACACCAAATGGTTCGATGGTGAGAACAACCTGGACATGAGCAACGCGTTCATCTGCATGGAGCTGAGCGATCTGAAGGGGCGCCCAGCTCTTCAGCAGGTGGTCCTCCTGCAGTTGATCTCGCGCATCAACCACGACATGTACAAGGCGCAGCTGGGTGAGCGAGGCCGGAAGAAAATCCTCATCGTCGATGAGGCCTGGGAGATGCTCGACGATCCAATGATGGCCAAGGCCATGGTTGCTGCTTACCGCAAAGCGCGGAAAGAAGATGGTGCGGTGCTGGTAGTAACGCAGGCTATTGGCGACGTCTATGCGTCGAAAAACACCGAGGCAATCGCCGCAAACTCGGCCTGGCAGTTCATCCTGCAGCAGAAGTCCGAATCGATCGACTCGGCCATCGACAGCAAGCAGTTCAAGATCGAACCTTACGGGGCTCACATGCTGAAGACGGTACACACCATGCCCGGCAAGTACAGCGAGATTATGGTCAAGCGTAGCGAAACCGATTGGGGCATCGTGCGCCTTGTTGTGGATGAGTTCCACAACGTGACGTTCTCCTCGAAAGGGGCAGCCCGCAACGAGATTCTTGATGATCTTGACCGTGGGGTCGATGCGGTAGAGGCAGTGAACAATTACATGGCCCGCCAGAGCTCTGCGGCGTAA
- a CDS encoding S26 family signal peptidase, with translation MNSKALASRLVSPLKTLRTDKARLRFLRNSLIGIAAAFIVAIAAVTTFRQDYRIGVDLASVRCLPWRLYMITYGQPADLKRGDFVAFVPKGGLMGEHFEGKTVGKMVAGLPGDKLVVKNNVAYIGDRLIGELDLIEKLGKKSGDFDRVMTVPAGKILVIGTEPRSYDGRYWGFLDSKLIIGKVGPII, from the coding sequence ATGAACTCTAAAGCACTGGCGTCTCGACTGGTGTCCCCGCTCAAAACCCTTCGGACAGACAAAGCACGGCTTCGATTTCTTCGAAACTCGCTCATAGGTATCGCCGCTGCGTTCATCGTTGCAATTGCGGCCGTTACGACGTTTCGCCAGGACTACCGGATCGGTGTTGATCTTGCGTCAGTCCGTTGCCTGCCCTGGCGCCTGTACATGATCACTTATGGCCAGCCTGCTGACCTCAAACGGGGTGATTTCGTCGCATTCGTGCCGAAAGGCGGCCTCATGGGCGAGCACTTCGAAGGGAAGACCGTTGGAAAGATGGTCGCAGGCCTCCCGGGTGACAAGCTGGTCGTGAAGAACAACGTCGCCTACATCGGCGATCGACTGATCGGTGAGCTGGACCTTATCGAAAAGCTGGGCAAGAAGTCCGGCGATTTCGACCGTGTCATGACAGTACCGGCCGGCAAGATTCTGGTCATTGGGACTGAGCCAAGGAGCTATGACGGCCGCTACTGGGGCTTCCTAGATTCGAAGCTGATCATTGGCAAGGTAGGGCCCATCATCTGA
- the traF gene encoding conjugal transfer protein TraF, protein MRTREGLLKNILVSALLSIAALPSVVYADVDSGSPRFIERKAEGWFFYKDPKETAPPPPLIRQEPKAPSEKPDSKEPTVHPFSVSWLRENMPKLLDAAIDDPSKENVEAYLYAQRVAMDKSQRYAEMTTRVVAADPFLDENNRVPIATYTKPFFLRNAQAGVTEALKHVATVGGLWVFFDSKCEFCRPQVNTVQKLAKEYGFVTKFISMDGKPLPNVTEFEKNTGQASILNLRITPTTVLVVPPNNYYIVSQGMMAQDQLAERIIIAADSNNLLPKDIAQKINTYDRGVLTNEDTQKGASDDPKQWVKYLKDKLEGRYEGGQQ, encoded by the coding sequence ATGCGTACGCGTGAAGGATTACTAAAAAACATTCTAGTATCGGCGCTATTGTCTATCGCCGCCTTGCCCAGTGTTGTCTATGCGGATGTCGACAGCGGATCTCCGAGGTTCATCGAGCGCAAAGCTGAGGGGTGGTTTTTCTACAAAGATCCAAAAGAGACTGCACCGCCTCCGCCATTAATCCGTCAAGAGCCCAAAGCTCCCAGCGAAAAACCTGACTCCAAAGAACCGACAGTTCACCCGTTTTCTGTTTCGTGGCTGCGCGAAAACATGCCGAAGCTGTTGGACGCCGCGATCGACGACCCTAGCAAGGAAAACGTTGAGGCGTATCTCTACGCGCAGCGCGTGGCCATGGACAAGTCCCAGCGCTATGCAGAGATGACAACCCGTGTTGTGGCCGCCGATCCATTCCTGGACGAGAACAACCGAGTCCCTATCGCAACTTACACGAAACCATTCTTCCTGAGGAATGCTCAGGCCGGTGTAACTGAGGCACTAAAACATGTCGCGACCGTGGGCGGCTTGTGGGTTTTCTTCGATTCGAAGTGTGAATTCTGCCGACCTCAAGTGAACACCGTTCAGAAACTGGCCAAGGAGTATGGATTTGTCACGAAATTCATTTCCATGGATGGCAAACCTCTACCGAATGTAACGGAATTTGAGAAAAACACCGGGCAAGCGAGCATTCTGAACCTGCGCATCACGCCAACTACAGTTCTCGTTGTTCCTCCGAACAACTACTACATCGTATCGCAAGGGATGATGGCCCAAGACCAGCTCGCAGAGCGGATCATCATTGCAGCTGACAGCAACAATCTATTGCCGAAAGACATTGCACAGAAAATCAATACATATGATCGAGGCGTCTTGACCAACGAAGACACTCAAAAGGGTGCGAGTGATGATCCAAAGCAGTGGGTTAAATACCTGAAGGACAAACTGGAAGGCCGCTACGAAGGGGGGCAACAATAA
- a CDS encoding conjugal transfer protein TraH — protein MKQLVSLLLVATLTMVSAPASAGLADALDGMFMSNSTSAGAFTSQSRGGMVGGGAALRSPVRNINLVAFDPPRFSAGCGGIDMFAGSFSFINADALVALFRQIAANAVGVAFKAAIDAINPALGKLMQDFQNKLQALNQMMKNTCAVANSIVKSFTDPSARKEMVDQASTAASAATGSFSDLFAGLTDLFSSPNSSSDKGTNDGSCEECGNPVWKALTDTSSGQYLGNPDTGEADSNLANEVVMSMIGAVVMTAPDSSSKNSDGSEKPKVGQIYSPTLTLMNFKNGSSSNSTPLKLLHCDNGYDRNKCTSINPNKTLSFDGTLGYTNKMLFGYAQGATSGTASTSIVGKLTNCTSNSCDFTAAQKQFINSVKTPALALIRKVQQFPGAIQGVAEQMAPIIANELALKYGEAALYAANQTFNGVKGIKPDFVDQNINKLVQELAAIRAEDANFQPRVVATEQWIKMILTSNPAIFVKPGL, from the coding sequence TTGAAACAGCTGGTATCGTTATTACTGGTGGCAACACTTACCATGGTTTCAGCACCTGCATCAGCTGGACTTGCTGATGCGCTTGACGGCATGTTCATGTCGAACAGCACCAGCGCGGGCGCCTTCACAAGCCAAAGCCGCGGCGGCATGGTAGGCGGTGGCGCAGCCCTTCGAAGCCCGGTTCGTAACATTAACCTGGTTGCTTTCGACCCGCCTCGATTCTCGGCCGGTTGCGGCGGGATTGATATGTTCGCGGGGTCATTCTCGTTCATCAACGCAGACGCCCTGGTTGCATTGTTCCGCCAAATCGCAGCGAACGCTGTTGGGGTTGCGTTCAAAGCCGCCATTGACGCTATCAACCCGGCTCTGGGCAAGCTGATGCAGGACTTCCAGAATAAGCTGCAAGCCCTGAACCAGATGATGAAGAACACATGCGCTGTGGCGAACTCCATCGTCAAGTCGTTCACAGATCCATCAGCTCGAAAAGAGATGGTTGACCAGGCATCGACGGCGGCCTCGGCAGCAACTGGCTCCTTCTCTGATCTGTTCGCTGGTTTGACAGATCTATTCAGCTCTCCGAACAGCAGTTCTGACAAAGGCACCAATGACGGAAGCTGCGAGGAGTGCGGCAACCCTGTTTGGAAAGCCCTTACCGACACCTCATCAGGCCAATACCTGGGTAACCCCGACACTGGCGAAGCTGACAGCAATCTCGCTAACGAAGTTGTGATGAGCATGATTGGCGCAGTAGTTATGACTGCGCCGGACAGCTCCTCGAAAAACTCTGACGGTTCTGAAAAGCCTAAGGTTGGTCAAATTTATAGCCCAACCTTGACACTGATGAATTTCAAAAACGGCTCAAGTTCCAACAGTACGCCGCTTAAACTCCTGCATTGCGACAACGGGTACGACCGCAACAAGTGCACTAGCATCAACCCCAATAAGACATTGAGCTTTGATGGCACCTTGGGCTACACCAACAAAATGCTGTTCGGCTACGCACAAGGCGCGACAAGTGGTACAGCTAGCACTTCGATTGTAGGCAAGCTTACAAACTGCACCAGTAACTCTTGCGACTTCACTGCAGCACAAAAACAGTTCATCAACTCTGTCAAAACACCTGCGCTTGCCTTGATTAGAAAGGTACAGCAATTCCCTGGGGCAATTCAGGGTGTTGCGGAACAAATGGCGCCAATCATCGCAAATGAACTGGCCCTGAAATATGGTGAGGCTGCTCTGTATGCAGCGAACCAGACATTCAACGGAGTTAAAGGCATCAAACCTGACTTTGTTGACCAGAACATTAACAAGCTCGTTCAGGAGCTCGCAGCCATCAGGGCGGAGGACGCAAACTTCCAACCAAGGGTTGTTGCTACCGAGCAGTGGATTAAGATGATTTTAACCAGCAACCCAGCGATCTTTGTTAAGCCGGGCCTCTAG
- a CDS encoding conjugal transfer protein TraG N-terminal domain-containing protein, with the protein MDFTVFVLGDVSTFYNTLNSVAMIFNAKGFMTGVYLVGGFIALISGIMFVIQKGASEQFIPANGPVGGLFGFAMMVACCTIKADVKIEDIYTGTVNKVDNVPLVIAAPASLFTTTMYGLFEKINTAYQSTSGSYMAVTQNGFVTPLKLLLTLRKGVENVDPYLVASLKQYIIDCVPGSTTFSIADFQKSTNIVSYVLGHSRGTGLTTYWDNVNIGGSALSCQEAQTKIALKVDAFPSSAAAKQMINAGMKVKSPSGSAYTPDDVSAAITNLVPSLWSAAQSADDFMVNALFYNSVVGTYNCLDSVSDQNSFNLCMTSLTQQDEQFRSDAAASGSFFAKIMTPTMVFLQILFFGFAPIVIIYSLFKGAGSLMMYVKFLGFGIWTTSWLPFSAVIQMYIQNDVAEKLTEFTEAGLVPSNMKAVYYDVLATRLGIASDMLAATPLISAAMLGLTAYGMVSLASRWSGRDHNDEKLQSPDLVKNGAHVDVASRNQYQSEHSGSVNNGLSLNGANWNTADLKNTLSTSTQSAFGSDHSKRSESSSAVEASLRQMSSYKSGDSWTDQRMQSLDRQHSNISQQAMKLGDSIGQALGFTGKEMNSFKEAFDAKVGFSGIFGGVSAGIQNATGKDMTKSQASTIASQFGSEISKNESDMSGWKASVADTFSHSTGREAATENALGRRLSATTADTQSSFNRFQQATSAEAGVSANAKISEETTGGNLTRSQQGMQALNQAIAGLSDSQRSEFNKKFPELETRYAQQSTGMVGARESAQLWALKSIGADTEFANVISAMTGNVVGGPSEGDAAKFQGVGGRAAQVSDNPAGQVSRANIGNPSTNVPGVNPNQVGPTGAPQPQELREVASGMDPYRSYEDRETYVSSQMPSSHAKAQEQMRAGKTALENADTTLSPEQIRDTMSVKPITNTMVGVGQAEQQWEQENPKTAMAVTAATMFVPGAGWGGAAIKGTQATRAVLAARSAETALKAAEAGTEVAQAARVVNAAGHEVPALLRGQGQASRVVNAEHVAEAAETAKAAAATAKTAGREAAAATKLAGNVSVVPGMMIASDHMADNYNADVAANGKPERFEPGSSVRSMLQSDGATPGPQAQSGQPLVTPMPARADALAPLGGHAGNLMAAPGENTQAAAHGQPLVTPINANAEAPAPAPAPIRQEAPHAQSSQPVAAAALAGGEGNAPIRQDAAPVQASQPVAAAALTSAEAQAPIRQDAAPVQASQPVAAAALTGVEAAPITGHAGELRAAPGEGLMTAGTSQNLMEPIGHASTAAHTGQLHMGSQPAMAESHTELQAGEMMTASGAGLMTAGAQSQASAGLSAGEPQLSGSDNGSGSPYGEGMMGAADAYESPFSGGGKPAPVTRVMTLENTVVTPEDKGDDDAKPPTTRGGKS; encoded by the coding sequence ATGGACTTCACTGTATTTGTACTAGGTGATGTTTCGACTTTTTACAATACGCTCAACAGCGTAGCGATGATATTCAACGCCAAGGGTTTCATGACTGGCGTGTACCTCGTTGGTGGGTTCATTGCGCTGATCTCAGGAATTATGTTTGTAATTCAGAAAGGCGCTTCGGAACAGTTCATCCCTGCAAACGGACCTGTGGGTGGCCTGTTTGGCTTCGCCATGATGGTTGCGTGTTGCACCATTAAGGCCGATGTGAAGATCGAGGATATCTACACAGGGACGGTCAACAAGGTTGATAACGTCCCCCTTGTAATCGCGGCACCAGCCAGCTTGTTCACAACGACAATGTACGGACTGTTTGAAAAAATCAACACAGCCTACCAAAGCACCTCAGGGAGTTACATGGCCGTCACTCAGAATGGCTTTGTCACTCCGTTGAAACTGCTTCTTACACTGCGCAAGGGTGTGGAGAATGTTGACCCGTACCTTGTGGCCAGCTTGAAACAATACATTATCGACTGTGTTCCTGGCTCAACGACATTCAGCATTGCGGATTTCCAAAAATCCACAAATATTGTTTCTTATGTATTAGGCCATTCCCGCGGCACGGGCCTTACCACCTATTGGGATAACGTCAATATTGGAGGCTCCGCTCTTTCTTGCCAGGAAGCACAGACCAAGATAGCACTCAAGGTTGATGCGTTCCCATCCTCCGCAGCCGCGAAACAAATGATCAATGCCGGCATGAAGGTTAAGAGCCCTTCGGGCAGTGCTTACACGCCTGACGATGTTAGTGCTGCAATTACCAACCTGGTGCCTTCGCTGTGGTCTGCCGCTCAAAGCGCTGATGATTTCATGGTGAACGCGCTGTTCTACAACTCTGTAGTAGGGACATACAACTGTCTAGATAGCGTTTCCGATCAAAACAGCTTCAATCTTTGTATGACATCGTTGACTCAGCAAGACGAGCAGTTCCGCTCCGATGCTGCGGCGTCTGGCAGTTTCTTTGCAAAGATCATGACACCGACAATGGTCTTCCTTCAGATTCTCTTCTTCGGCTTCGCGCCCATCGTCATCATTTACAGCCTGTTTAAAGGGGCTGGATCGCTGATGATGTATGTAAAGTTTCTGGGGTTCGGGATATGGACTACTTCCTGGCTGCCATTTTCCGCTGTGATTCAGATGTACATCCAAAACGATGTCGCAGAGAAACTGACTGAGTTCACAGAAGCTGGCCTAGTACCGAGCAACATGAAGGCGGTCTATTACGATGTTCTTGCAACTAGGCTGGGTATCGCATCGGATATGCTGGCCGCCACACCACTCATTTCTGCAGCAATGCTTGGCTTGACTGCTTACGGCATGGTAAGCCTTGCCAGCCGCTGGTCGGGGCGCGACCACAATGACGAGAAACTTCAGTCTCCTGATCTTGTAAAAAATGGGGCACATGTCGATGTGGCAAGCCGTAACCAGTACCAGTCAGAACATTCCGGCAGTGTAAATAACGGTCTGTCACTCAATGGCGCCAACTGGAACACGGCGGATCTAAAAAACACGCTAAGCACTTCCACCCAGAGTGCCTTCGGTTCCGACCATTCTAAGCGCAGCGAGAGCTCCTCAGCTGTCGAGGCCTCACTGCGCCAAATGTCCTCCTACAAATCCGGTGACAGCTGGACAGATCAGCGCATGCAATCGCTCGATCGCCAGCACAGCAATATTTCCCAGCAGGCGATGAAGCTGGGGGATAGCATTGGTCAGGCCTTGGGGTTCACTGGGAAGGAGATGAATTCCTTCAAAGAGGCGTTCGACGCGAAGGTGGGTTTCAGCGGTATCTTCGGCGGTGTTTCTGCTGGCATTCAGAACGCCACTGGGAAAGATATGACCAAGTCTCAGGCCTCAACCATTGCATCCCAGTTTGGTTCAGAGATCTCCAAAAATGAAAGTGACATGTCCGGGTGGAAGGCCTCAGTTGCTGATACGTTCTCTCATAGCACTGGCAGAGAAGCCGCAACTGAAAACGCCTTGGGTCGACGTCTGAGTGCAACCACCGCCGACACCCAATCGTCGTTCAATCGCTTCCAGCAAGCTACATCAGCGGAGGCCGGCGTTTCCGCAAACGCGAAGATCAGTGAGGAGACCACCGGCGGGAATCTCACCCGATCGCAGCAGGGGATGCAGGCGCTCAATCAGGCAATCGCCGGGCTCAGCGATTCGCAGCGCAGTGAATTCAACAAGAAATTCCCCGAGCTTGAAACCCGCTATGCCCAGCAATCCACTGGCATGGTTGGCGCTCGTGAGTCAGCCCAGCTGTGGGCCCTCAAGTCCATTGGGGCGGACACAGAGTTCGCGAATGTCATTTCGGCTATGACTGGAAACGTTGTGGGTGGGCCGAGCGAAGGTGATGCGGCCAAATTCCAAGGCGTAGGTGGGCGAGCAGCCCAGGTCAGTGACAACCCAGCCGGTCAGGTTTCTCGCGCTAACATCGGCAACCCGTCGACCAATGTTCCCGGGGTCAATCCGAATCAGGTCGGCCCTACTGGTGCTCCACAACCACAAGAGCTCAGGGAAGTCGCATCTGGAATGGATCCATACCGTTCCTACGAGGACCGCGAGACCTATGTATCGTCGCAAATGCCAAGCAGCCATGCCAAAGCTCAAGAGCAGATGCGGGCGGGTAAAACAGCACTCGAAAATGCGGACACTACCCTTTCCCCTGAGCAGATCCGCGACACAATGTCGGTCAAGCCAATCACGAACACCATGGTCGGCGTAGGCCAGGCCGAGCAGCAATGGGAGCAAGAAAACCCTAAAACTGCGATGGCCGTTACGGCAGCGACTATGTTTGTGCCAGGCGCAGGATGGGGTGGAGCAGCTATCAAAGGGACTCAAGCGACAAGAGCGGTTCTGGCAGCACGCAGCGCTGAAACTGCCTTGAAAGCAGCTGAAGCCGGTACCGAAGTTGCTCAGGCTGCACGCGTGGTCAATGCAGCTGGGCACGAGGTACCTGCGCTGCTTCGTGGCCAAGGCCAGGCTTCGCGGGTCGTGAACGCCGAACATGTGGCAGAAGCTGCTGAAACTGCGAAAGCCGCTGCAGCTACTGCGAAGACTGCTGGCCGCGAGGCCGCAGCCGCCACCAAGCTTGCTGGCAACGTTTCGGTTGTTCCAGGGATGATGATCGCTTCCGATCACATGGCAGACAACTACAATGCTGATGTGGCCGCCAACGGCAAGCCTGAGCGCTTTGAGCCCGGCTCAAGTGTGCGCTCAATGCTCCAGAGTGATGGCGCCACACCTGGCCCTCAAGCACAGAGTGGTCAGCCGCTTGTGACCCCAATGCCGGCGCGCGCCGACGCTCTTGCTCCCCTGGGCGGACACGCAGGCAACTTGATGGCTGCCCCGGGCGAAAATACGCAAGCTGCAGCCCATGGCCAGCCACTGGTCACACCAATTAATGCAAACGCTGAAGCGCCTGCCCCAGCACCAGCTCCAATACGACAGGAGGCGCCCCATGCACAGAGCAGTCAGCCTGTAGCAGCGGCAGCGCTCGCCGGGGGGGAGGGCAACGCACCGATCCGCCAAGACGCTGCACCTGTTCAAGCCAGCCAGCCCGTGGCGGCCGCAGCGCTGACCAGCGCCGAGGCACAGGCACCAATCCGTCAGGACGCTGCACCTGTACAAGCCAGCCAGCCCGTCGCGGCCGCAGCGCTGACCGGCGTCGAGGCTGCACCGATCACAGGTCACGCAGGGGAGCTTAGAGCGGCCCCAGGTGAGGGGCTCATGACCGCGGGGACTAGTCAGAACCTGATGGAGCCCATTGGTCACGCGTCCACCGCCGCTCACACCGGTCAACTCCATATGGGTTCGCAACCAGCCATGGCCGAGTCCCACACTGAACTACAAGCGGGCGAAATGATGACGGCATCGGGTGCTGGTTTGATGACTGCTGGTGCCCAATCGCAGGCTAGCGCTGGGCTCTCAGCAGGTGAGCCACAACTGTCCGGCTCAGATAATGGGTCAGGTAGCCCATACGGTGAAGGCATGATGGGAGCTGCGGATGCTTACGAGTCGCCGTTCAGTGGAGGAGGGAAGCCGGCACCCGTTACGCGAGTGATGACCCTGGAAAACACCGTTGTTACCCCGGAAGACAAGGGTGATGACGACGCCAAGCCGCCGACGACGAGAGGGGGCAAAAGCTAA
- a CDS encoding thiol:disulfide interchange protein DsbA/DsbL yields MKKFIARMAMAALLATPVLSLAQESLPSLPYREVAAQAEDSHKVIVFFSFACPVCASYDQTLARWAKTMPPGWSAEFLPVAVPDKANYIAARAFFAVQDADPARLDAFMSAAYTLIQQNGMPMESPDTWTKAVAISNVQGFNEAWHNVTQQRLEKAFAKLLTYGVDATPSMVINGKYVITPDDVSGDSALYMNLANGMISKVMLEQ; encoded by the coding sequence ATGAAGAAGTTTATTGCGCGGATGGCTATGGCAGCCCTGCTGGCAACTCCAGTCCTCTCCTTAGCACAGGAGTCGCTGCCGTCGCTGCCGTATAGAGAGGTTGCGGCCCAGGCTGAAGACAGTCACAAGGTCATCGTGTTCTTTTCCTTTGCGTGTCCAGTCTGTGCTTCATACGATCAGACCTTGGCTCGGTGGGCCAAAACGATGCCGCCTGGCTGGTCCGCTGAGTTCCTTCCCGTAGCGGTCCCCGACAAAGCCAATTACATTGCTGCTCGTGCATTTTTTGCTGTCCAGGATGCAGATCCAGCCCGACTCGACGCATTCATGTCGGCGGCCTATACGTTGATCCAGCAGAATGGCATGCCGATGGAGAGCCCTGATACATGGACGAAAGCTGTAGCGATCTCGAACGTTCAGGGGTTCAACGAAGCCTGGCACAACGTCACTCAGCAGCGGCTGGAGAAGGCTTTTGCCAAGCTCCTCACATATGGAGTTGATGCCACACCTTCCATGGTCATCAATGGGAAGTACGTGATCACACCTGACGATGTTTCCGGCGATAGTGCGCTCTACATGAACCTGGCCAACGGCATGATTTCCAAGGTGATGCTGGAGCAATAA